The following coding sequences lie in one Oncorhynchus kisutch isolate 150728-3 linkage group LG17, Okis_V2, whole genome shotgun sequence genomic window:
- the snrnp40 gene encoding U5 small nuclear ribonucleoprotein 40 kDa protein, with protein MIEPKKRPGDMALVPAGGVKRPRTELIAAAQSQQLVAMGPPRSSSLQAPIMLMCGHEGEVYCCKFHPNGATLASSGYDRLILMWNVYGDCDNFATLKGHSGAVMDLHYNTDGSLLFSASIDKTVGVWDSETGERIKRLKGHTSFVNSCYPARRGPQLVCTGSDDGTVRLWDIRKKGAVHTFQNTYQVLAVTFNDTSDQILSGGIDNDIKVWDLRQNKLVYSMHGHGDSLTGLSLSSEGSYLLSNSMDNTVRIWDVRPFAPKERCVKIFQGNIHNFEKNLLRCSWSADGSKIAAGSADRFVYVWDTTSRRILYKLPGHAGSVNEVAFHPEEPIVLSGASDKRLYMGEIQ; from the exons ATGATTGAGCCAAAGAAGAGACCGGGGGACATGGCTTTGGTTCCTGCCGGCGGAGTCAAGAGGCCCAGGACGGAGCTGATCGCCGCCGCACAGTCGCAACAGCTCGTGGCCATG GGCCCTCCCCGCAGCTCCAGCCTGCAGGCTCCCATCATGCTGATGTGTGGCCATGAGGGAGAGGTCTACTGCTGCAAGTTCCATCCCAATGGAGCCACCTTGGCCTCCTCTGGCTATGACAGGCTCATCT tgaTGTGGAATGTGTATGGGGATTGTGATAACTTTGCCACCCTGAAGGGACACAGTGGAGCTGTGATGGACCTTCACTACAACACAGACGGCAG cctgcTGTTCAGTGCCAGTATAGATAAGACAGTGGGAGTGTGGGACAGTGAGACGGGCGAGAGAATCAAGCGTCTAAAAGGCCACACCTCCTTCGTTAACTCCTGCTACCCTGCTCGACGCGGACCCCAGCTCGTCTGTACCGGCAGTGACGACGGAACTGTCAGG ctgtgggaCATCCGTAAGAAGGGGGCGGTCCATACGTTCCAAAACACCTACCAGGTGTTGGCTGTCACATTCAACGACACCAGCGACCAGATCCTGTCTGGGGGCATCGACAATGACATCAAG GTGTGGGACCTGAGGCAGAATAAGCTGGTCTACAGTATGCATGGTCATGGTGATTCTCTGACTGGACTCAGCCTGAGCTCAGAGGGGTCCTACCTCCTCTCCAACTCCATGGACAacacag TGCGTATTTGGGACGTCCGTCCGTTCGCTCCCAAGGAGAGGTGTGTTAAGATATTCCAGGGGAACATTCACAACTTTGAGAAG AACCTTCTGAGGTGTTCCTGGTCCGCTGACGGCAGCAAGATTGCAGCAGGCTCAGCCGACAG gtttGTATATGTGTGGGACACCACGTCTCGTAGGATCCTGTACAAGCTGCCAGGCCATGCTGGGTCAGTCAATGAGGTCGCCTTCCACCCTGAGGAGCCTATTG TCCTCTCTGGTGCCAGTGACAAGAGACTCTACATGGGAGAGATTCAGTag
- the nkain1 gene encoding sodium/potassium-transporting ATPase subunit beta-1-interacting protein 1, with translation MGNCDGRCTLVAICSLQLMAALQRQVFDFLGYQWAPILANFLQIMAVILGIFGTVQFRSRYLILYAVWLVLWVGWNSFIICFYLEVGHLSQDRDFLMTFNTSLHRSWWMEHGPGCLVTPVLDSRIAPDDHHVITVSGCLLDYQYIEVLSSALQVLLALFGIVYACYVSKVFQDDEDSFDFIGGFDSYGYQPPQKTSHLQLQPLYTAG, from the exons ATGGGGAATTGTGACGGGAGATGCACGCTGGTGGCGATATGTTCACTGCAGCTG atggcaGCACTACAGAGACAGGTGTTTGACTTCCTGGGCTACCAGTGGGCTCCTATCCTGGCCAACTTCCTCCAAATCATGGCCGTCATACTGGGGATCTTTGGAACCGTGCAGTTCAGATCCCGTTACCTCATACTG TATGCAGTGTGGTTGGTGCTGTGGGTGGGATGGAACTCCTTCATCATCTGTTTCTACCTGGAGGTGGGACACTTGTCTCAG gacaggGACTTCCTAATGACTTTCAACACGTCGCTGCATCGGTCATGGTGGATGGAGCATGGCCCTGGTTGCCTAGTAACACCCGTGTTGGACTCCCGCATTGCCCCTGATGACCACCATGTCATCACCGTCTCCGGCTGTCTCCTTGACTACCAGTACATTGAGGTGTTGAGCTCTGCACTACAGGTCTTACTGGCT CTCTTTGGCATTGTGTATGCCTGCTACGTGAGCAAAGTCTTCCAGGATGACGAGGATAGCT tTGATTTCATTGGTGGCTTTGACTCCTATGGTTACCAGCCTCCTCAGAAGACCTCCCACCTCCAACTGCAGCCCCTCTACAC TGCTGGGTAG